A region of Desulfuromonas thiophila DNA encodes the following proteins:
- a CDS encoding integrase, with protein MARRTRGIYKRGKIWWLTYQGPDGKQHFESSGSQLRADAEFLLNKRRLAIAEGTQPLDRLRKAKQTTFAALADEYERFIAGQKSAAVKRLFLREMRAEFGTVRLSALNLAAVEGWKAKLLSEPRQGRKNQTTRGPLAVASVNRHLACFKHMLRKGLDWELITRETFDRLCRVKLDREDNARLRFLSPEESARLIDCAAPHLRPLLIAALNTGCRKGELLGLTWDRVDLRHGFIRLTQTKSGKPREIPINATFREVLERLPRNINPAGLVFVNPDTGAKYHDLKRSFATACRRAGIHDFTFHDLRHCFASQLVMSGVDLTSVSRLLGHASLTMTLRYAHLAPDHLQSAVAVLDRLSGSRQAAGQKAAR; from the coding sequence ATGGCGCGACGAACGCGAGGCATTTATAAACGCGGGAAAATCTGGTGGCTGACCTACCAGGGGCCGGACGGCAAACAGCACTTTGAGAGCAGCGGGAGCCAGCTTCGGGCCGACGCGGAGTTTTTGCTTAACAAGCGCCGCCTGGCGATTGCCGAAGGAACGCAACCGCTCGATCGGCTGCGCAAGGCGAAGCAAACCACCTTTGCCGCCCTGGCGGATGAATACGAAAGGTTCATTGCTGGGCAAAAAAGCGCCGCTGTTAAAAGGCTCTTCCTGCGAGAGATGCGGGCGGAGTTCGGCACGGTTCGCCTGTCTGCCCTGAACCTGGCCGCTGTCGAGGGCTGGAAGGCGAAACTTCTGAGCGAACCCCGACAGGGCCGGAAAAACCAGACAACACGCGGGCCGCTGGCTGTGGCTTCTGTCAATCGGCACCTGGCTTGTTTCAAGCACATGCTGCGCAAGGGTCTTGATTGGGAACTGATCACCCGCGAAACCTTTGACCGGCTGTGCCGCGTCAAGCTCGATCGCGAAGACAACGCCCGCTTGCGTTTTCTTTCACCCGAAGAGAGCGCCCGCTTGATCGACTGTGCCGCGCCCCACTTGAGACCCTTGTTGATTGCTGCGCTGAACACCGGCTGCCGCAAGGGGGAACTGCTGGGGTTGACCTGGGATCGGGTTGACCTGCGTCATGGCTTTATCCGGTTGACCCAAACCAAAAGCGGCAAGCCGCGTGAAATCCCGATCAATGCAACGTTTCGGGAAGTGCTGGAGCGACTGCCCCGCAACATCAATCCCGCCGGGCTGGTGTTTGTCAACCCTGACACTGGCGCGAAGTACCACGACCTAAAGCGGAGTTTCGCCACCGCTTGCCGCCGCGCCGGTATCCATGACTTCACCTTTCACGACCTGCGGCACTGCTTCGCCAGTCAGCTAGTCATGAGCGGGGTAGACTTGACCAGCGTTTCCCGCCTGCTGGGTCATGCCAGCCTGACCATGACGCTACGTTATGCCCATTTAGCCCCGGACCACCTGCAAAGCGCCGTTGCCGTACTTGACCGCCTGAGCGGATCGCGCCAGGCCGCCGGGCAAAAGGCCGCCCGCTAA
- a CDS encoding TPM domain-containing protein — translation MALRRLAATLMLLVLLPLTAQATLPERLQHYVTDQADLLPPQTELQLEHFLEDFERSDSTQVAVVTVPSLAGRNLEQYSIELAQNSGLGQRGRDNGVLLLIARQERQVRIEVGKGLEGRLTDLLAGRIIDQEIVPQFRQGAYADGVLAGVTAICAAVRGEYQGSSRKAKKERDPLSLLLVLLFLAPALLPRGSRRSGGFWIGGGGFGGSSGGGGFSGGGGSFGGGGASGNW, via the coding sequence ATGGCTCTGCGGCGTCTGGCAGCCACACTGATGCTGCTGGTGCTGCTGCCACTGACGGCGCAGGCGACCCTGCCCGAACGGCTGCAGCACTATGTGACCGACCAGGCCGATCTGTTACCGCCCCAGACAGAGCTGCAACTGGAACACTTTCTGGAGGATTTCGAGCGCAGCGACAGCACCCAGGTAGCGGTAGTGACCGTACCCTCGCTGGCCGGCCGCAATCTGGAGCAGTACAGTATCGAGCTGGCGCAGAACAGCGGACTGGGCCAGAGGGGTCGTGACAACGGTGTGCTGTTGCTGATCGCCCGGCAGGAACGCCAGGTGCGTATCGAGGTGGGTAAGGGACTGGAAGGCCGGCTGACCGATCTGCTGGCCGGCCGCATTATCGACCAGGAAATCGTGCCACAATTCCGCCAGGGCGCCTATGCCGACGGCGTTCTTGCCGGCGTGACGGCCATTTGCGCAGCGGTGCGCGGGGAATACCAGGGCAGCAGTCGCAAGGCCAAAAAGGAGCGCGATCCTTTGAGCCTGCTGCTGGTCCTGCTGTTTCTGGCCCCGGCACTGCTGCCACGCGGCAGCCGGCGTTCGGGCGGGTTCTGGATCGGCGGAGGCGGTTTTGGTGGCAGCTCGGGTGGCGGCGGATTCAGCGGCGGCGGTGGCAGTTTCGGCGGCGGTGGCGCCTCGGGCAACTGGTAG
- a CDS encoding manganese efflux pump MntP family protein, which produces MALATLLGLAVALAMDAFAVALATAAALPCVTGRHLFRLSFHFGLFQGLMPVLGWLAGVRLQQLIAAYDHWVAFALLLWVGGKMLYEAFQPDDGDSPRCDPTRGLTLVTLSLATSIDALAVGLTLGVLGVSVWWPALVIALVAGAFTLVGMLLGCRVGQLWGPRMEMVGGLVLCGLGLKILLEHLTLA; this is translated from the coding sequence ATGGCGCTTGCGACCCTGCTGGGGCTGGCGGTGGCGCTGGCCATGGACGCCTTTGCGGTGGCGCTGGCGACGGCGGCGGCCCTGCCCTGCGTCACCGGCCGTCACCTGTTCCGCCTCAGCTTCCATTTTGGGCTGTTTCAAGGCCTGATGCCGGTGTTGGGCTGGCTGGCCGGTGTCCGGTTGCAGCAGCTGATTGCCGCTTACGATCACTGGGTCGCTTTTGCTTTATTGCTGTGGGTGGGGGGCAAGATGCTGTATGAGGCTTTTCAGCCGGACGATGGCGACAGCCCCCGCTGCGATCCGACCCGCGGCCTGACCCTGGTGACCCTGTCGCTGGCGACCAGTATCGATGCCTTGGCCGTGGGTCTGACCCTGGGCGTGCTGGGTGTGAGCGTCTGGTGGCCGGCACTGGTGATCGCCCTGGTGGCCGGCGCCTTCACGCTGGTGGGCATGCTGCTGGGGTGCCGGGTCGGCCAGCTGTGGGGCCCGCGCATGGAGATGGTTGGTGGCCTGGTGCTCTGTGGCCTGGGGCTGAAGATTCTGCTGGAACATCTGACACTGGCCTGA
- a CDS encoding antitoxin, with amino-acid sequence MTKPSFGDLLAGVDVALFERTLERWGEQGQYDQAIEECNELAVALLHFRRGKAVPQQVIDELADVALMVAQLSWMFGPAAVAAAVARKCAKLEALLAAESV; translated from the coding sequence ATGACAAAGCCGTCGTTTGGAGACTTGCTGGCCGGCGTGGATGTGGCGCTGTTTGAACGCACCCTGGAGCGCTGGGGAGAACAGGGTCAGTACGACCAGGCCATTGAGGAATGCAACGAACTGGCGGTGGCCCTGCTGCATTTCCGTCGTGGCAAGGCGGTTCCGCAGCAGGTGATCGATGAATTGGCCGATGTGGCCCTGATGGTCGCCCAACTCAGCTGGATGTTCGGACCGGCGGCGGTGGCGGCTGCAGTGGCGCGCAAGTGTGCCAAACTGGAAGCCCTGTTGGCGGCGGAGTCCGTCTGA
- the serB gene encoding phosphoserine phosphatase SerB, whose translation MTGGLILITMTGPDRPGVLATMSEQIAATRGAQIRDIEMTVTQRQMVLTLLLDLSAESASHKPLVKDLLFSAKELGLHLDFTVVDAVQTPSSRGPLYVVTLLAAEISAAGLAAVAQVLVQNQANIERISRLTQGGLRCVELLVSAGDHLNLRQLKRELLQVGSGLQLDVAVQRESLYRRAKRLVVMDMDSTLIQIEVIDELARLAGAGAAVARITEQAMNGELDFRQSLQQRVAHLKGLSVAALEEVYRNIPFTPGARELVRILKRLGFRTAVISGGFGFFTQRLQQELGLDYAYANELEMIDGQLTGRTLGPVIDGEAKARLLEQIAASEGLSLDQVIAIGDGANDLPMLGRAGLGIAFNAKARVREQADTHISQPGLDSILFLLGLSERELAEIVS comes from the coding sequence ATGACGGGCGGATTGATTCTGATTACCATGACCGGGCCGGACCGGCCGGGGGTGCTGGCCACCATGAGCGAGCAGATTGCTGCTACCCGGGGCGCGCAGATTCGCGATATCGAGATGACCGTGACCCAACGCCAGATGGTGCTGACACTGTTGCTGGATCTTTCGGCGGAAAGCGCCAGTCACAAACCGCTGGTCAAGGATCTGTTGTTCAGTGCCAAGGAACTGGGCCTGCATCTGGATTTTACCGTGGTCGATGCGGTTCAGACGCCGAGCAGCCGGGGGCCGCTTTATGTGGTGACGCTGCTGGCGGCCGAGATCAGTGCCGCCGGACTGGCGGCGGTGGCACAGGTGCTGGTGCAGAATCAGGCCAATATCGAACGCATCTCGCGTCTGACCCAGGGCGGCCTGCGCTGCGTCGAGCTGCTGGTCAGCGCCGGTGATCATCTCAATCTGCGCCAGCTCAAGCGCGAGCTGCTACAAGTGGGCAGCGGCCTGCAGCTGGATGTCGCTGTTCAGCGTGAAAGTCTTTATCGTCGTGCCAAGCGCCTGGTGGTAATGGATATGGATTCAACGCTGATCCAGATCGAGGTGATTGATGAACTGGCCCGCCTGGCTGGCGCCGGCGCGGCGGTGGCGCGGATTACCGAACAGGCCATGAATGGCGAGCTGGATTTTCGTCAGTCGCTGCAGCAGCGCGTTGCCCATCTCAAGGGCCTGAGCGTGGCGGCGCTGGAGGAGGTCTACCGCAACATTCCCTTCACCCCCGGCGCACGCGAACTGGTGCGAATTCTCAAACGGCTGGGTTTTCGTACGGCGGTGATCTCGGGCGGTTTCGGCTTTTTCACCCAGCGGCTGCAGCAGGAACTGGGGCTGGATTATGCCTATGCCAACGAGCTGGAGATGATAGATGGGCAGCTGACCGGCCGCACCCTCGGGCCCGTTATCGACGGCGAGGCCAAGGCCCGGCTGCTGGAGCAGATTGCTGCCAGCGAGGGCCTGTCGCTCGATCAGGTCATTGCCATCGGCGATGGCGCCAACGATCTGCCGATGCTCGGCCGTGCCGGTCTGGGTATCGCCTTCAACGCCAAGGCGCGGGTGCGCGAACAGGCCGATACCCATATCAGCCAGCCGGGGCTCGATTCGATTCTGTTTTTGCTGGGGCTGTCCGAGCGCGAGTTGGCGGAAATTGTGTCATGA
- a CDS encoding TPM domain-containing protein has translation MERSKSLRAQQFFTAAQQQRIRETVARVEQDSRGEIVPLVIDRAGDYRSTSLTAAGLLAWAGLVLLLWWQPDWPAAQLAWRLPLVYAVLFGLGFAALELLPGLKRRLIRPAVLDERVRERALALFMHYNLHTTRDHTGVLILISLFERRVRILADSGINARVAAEYWQQRVDDIIIGLHRQEACEALCQAIDQCHRLLAEHFPHNGGANPNELPDLILH, from the coding sequence ATGGAACGAAGCAAAAGTCTACGGGCCCAACAATTTTTCACCGCGGCGCAACAGCAACGCATCCGCGAGACCGTCGCCAGGGTCGAACAGGACAGCCGGGGCGAAATCGTTCCCCTGGTCATTGACCGGGCCGGTGATTACCGCAGCACCAGCCTGACGGCTGCCGGTCTGCTGGCCTGGGCCGGGCTGGTCCTGCTGCTGTGGTGGCAGCCGGACTGGCCGGCGGCGCAACTGGCCTGGCGCCTGCCGCTGGTTTACGCTGTGCTGTTCGGCCTGGGATTCGCCGCGCTGGAGCTCCTGCCCGGTCTCAAGCGCCGCCTGATTCGGCCCGCTGTGCTGGACGAACGTGTGCGCGAACGCGCTCTGGCGCTGTTCATGCATTACAACCTGCACACTACCCGTGATCACACCGGCGTGCTGATCCTGATCAGCCTGTTTGAACGCCGGGTGCGGATTCTGGCCGACAGCGGCATCAACGCCCGGGTGGCAGCGGAATACTGGCAGCAGCGGGTCGATGACATCATCATCGGTCTGCATCGGCAAGAGGCCTGCGAGGCCCTGTGCCAGGCCATCGACCAGTGCCATCGGCTGCTGGCCGAGCATTTCCCCCATAACGGCGGCGCCAACCCCAACGAACTACCGGACCTGATTCTGCACTAA
- a CDS encoding LemA family protein, producing MKRWMQSLLAALLVLPLLGGCGYNEIQRQEEGVFKAWADIEATYQRRADLIPNLVETVKAYAAHERETLEQVTAARASVGRVQLNAANLSDPQQVEQFLAAQQQMSGALSRLLLVAERYPDLKASQNFRDLQHQLEGTENRINVARQRYNEAVQQFNSAIRTFPGNLTNKFLLKLERKEPFKAETGAASAPQVKF from the coding sequence ATGAAACGATGGATGCAAAGCCTGCTGGCGGCCCTGCTGGTGCTGCCGCTGCTGGGCGGCTGCGGCTACAACGAGATTCAACGGCAGGAGGAAGGGGTTTTCAAGGCCTGGGCCGATATCGAGGCCACCTACCAGCGCCGTGCCGACCTGATTCCCAATCTGGTGGAAACGGTGAAGGCCTACGCCGCCCACGAACGCGAAACCCTCGAACAGGTGACGGCGGCACGCGCTTCCGTCGGACGCGTCCAACTCAACGCCGCGAATCTGAGTGATCCACAGCAGGTGGAGCAGTTCCTTGCCGCCCAGCAACAGATGTCCGGCGCCCTGTCACGCCTGCTGCTGGTGGCCGAACGCTACCCCGACCTCAAGGCCAGCCAGAACTTCCGCGATCTGCAACATCAGCTGGAAGGCACGGAAAACCGTATCAACGTGGCACGGCAGCGCTACAACGAGGCGGTTCAACAATTCAACAGCGCCATCCGCACCTTTCCCGGCAACCTGACCAACAAATTTCTGCTGAAACTTGAGCGTAAAGAGCCCTTCAAGGCTGAAACCGGCGCCGCCAGTGCGCCACAGGTGAAATTCTGA
- a CDS encoding CHC2 zinc finger domain-containing protein, with amino-acid sequence MLTIEERKSAVLDRLDVAGLVAELFDRRTPAGANQVLVLCPYHSESTPSCSVNTRSGLHNCKACGESGNVFDMYMAARGLDFAAALAELESRCGIEPHGGSPRKNTATPAPKKTTSKANPKQAAASSPRGPAVAVFRYYDDNNVFCYQKTRFEPGRDGKSKEFAFEHLTGEGFAPGRGPHPPLLYGLHRLATAPPAGRVFVVEGEGKADALAAWGEVAVCTDSGAAGRWPGAFNHFFTGRRVVILPDNDAPGEKYAATVAAALEGSAGSISVLRLPGLPEKGDVLDWIAARRAAGLSADEITAEFLHLAATHCEPWQAPAEKLPVVIPPENEDDGGDDDTTPERSRSTRGAPRLLAMLAGQPLLCDSTGGTYVQIDGDVLPLDPKSPRLAEVMAARYYAATGQTIGREALTAACHILSHQARQTGELAPMANRCAAVGDALVFDLGNRRAVRITPGAWQVTEPAPGTFRDWQHKRPHPEPVKGGNLRRLLDFVRVAPEDAELFLFSLVASLAPGLSRPALNVEGPQGSGKSSAARKVKRLLDPGTPEIALIPRKVEDLDLILSRHFVAVLDNVSFVPPELADYFCGLITGAGLLRRVLHTTSELLEIDIDVLLIFTGISALSNRPDLTERMLKIRLERIADDERRTDRELDAEFAEALPEILGGLFDALAAGLAVLPGYRPPRLPRLAEFSRLAAACAEAAEPGGGGRYLAAFFKNQGNQYQELAESDGLFAATLEALRTKNPLEGSFKEVCDHLREIANPGPKEKFPTAHSLRRTLERLAVAFEAAGIGFVLSKPGERTATAKGHVRIFTRATSSELAIGLTDAPPLPPEPPPELAGLMFEPGELGP; translated from the coding sequence ATGCTGACGATTGAGGAGAGAAAATCCGCCGTACTGGATCGCCTTGACGTGGCCGGGCTGGTTGCTGAACTGTTCGACCGCCGAACCCCGGCCGGAGCGAATCAGGTTTTAGTGCTGTGTCCTTATCACTCGGAAAGCACCCCGAGCTGTTCGGTCAATACCCGGTCCGGCCTTCATAACTGCAAAGCCTGCGGGGAGAGCGGCAACGTGTTTGATATGTACATGGCCGCCCGGGGGCTGGACTTCGCCGCCGCCCTGGCCGAACTGGAAAGCCGCTGCGGGATCGAGCCGCACGGCGGATCACCGCGCAAGAACACCGCCACACCTGCCCCGAAAAAAACGACATCCAAAGCCAACCCGAAACAGGCCGCCGCTTCTTCGCCGCGTGGCCCGGCGGTTGCCGTGTTTCGGTACTATGATGACAACAACGTATTTTGTTACCAGAAAACCAGGTTTGAACCCGGCCGCGACGGCAAGTCGAAAGAGTTTGCTTTTGAACACCTGACCGGCGAAGGATTCGCACCCGGGCGGGGACCACACCCGCCGCTGTTGTATGGCCTGCATCGGCTGGCGACTGCACCGCCTGCCGGGCGTGTTTTTGTGGTCGAAGGCGAAGGCAAGGCCGATGCCCTGGCCGCCTGGGGAGAGGTTGCGGTTTGTACCGATTCCGGGGCCGCTGGCCGCTGGCCGGGAGCCTTCAATCACTTTTTCACGGGCCGCCGCGTGGTGATTTTGCCCGACAACGACGCGCCGGGGGAAAAATACGCCGCAACGGTTGCCGCCGCGCTGGAAGGGTCCGCCGGGTCAATTTCGGTTTTGCGCCTGCCGGGCCTGCCCGAAAAAGGCGACGTTCTCGACTGGATCGCCGCCCGCCGGGCTGCCGGCTTGTCGGCTGACGAAATCACGGCCGAATTTCTTCACCTGGCCGCGACCCACTGCGAACCCTGGCAAGCCCCGGCGGAAAAGCTGCCGGTGGTGATACCGCCGGAGAATGAGGACGACGGCGGAGACGACGACACCACCCCGGAGCGAAGCCGGAGCACACGGGGAGCACCGCGCCTGCTGGCAATGCTGGCCGGACAGCCGCTGCTATGCGATTCCACCGGCGGGACCTATGTTCAAATTGATGGCGATGTGTTGCCGCTGGACCCCAAAAGCCCGCGCCTGGCTGAGGTGATGGCCGCCCGCTACTATGCCGCAACCGGGCAAACGATCGGCCGTGAAGCCCTGACCGCTGCTTGTCATATCCTGTCCCACCAGGCCCGCCAAACCGGGGAGCTTGCACCCATGGCGAACCGTTGCGCCGCTGTAGGCGATGCGCTGGTGTTCGACCTGGGCAACCGCCGCGCTGTACGGATCACCCCCGGCGCGTGGCAAGTGACCGAACCCGCACCCGGCACCTTTCGCGATTGGCAACACAAACGCCCACACCCGGAACCCGTCAAGGGGGGAAATCTGCGCCGCCTGCTCGATTTTGTGCGCGTCGCGCCGGAGGATGCCGAACTTTTTTTGTTTTCACTCGTTGCGAGTTTGGCGCCGGGGCTGTCCCGTCCGGCACTCAATGTTGAAGGCCCGCAAGGGTCCGGCAAAAGTTCTGCCGCCCGAAAGGTTAAGCGCCTGCTGGACCCCGGCACCCCGGAAATCGCACTGATACCGCGCAAGGTTGAGGACTTGGACCTGATCCTATCTCGGCATTTTGTGGCGGTTTTAGACAATGTGAGTTTTGTTCCCCCCGAGTTGGCTGACTATTTTTGCGGGCTGATTACCGGGGCCGGGCTGCTGCGCCGTGTGCTGCACACGACAAGCGAGCTGCTCGAGATTGATATTGACGTGCTTTTGATTTTCACCGGCATTTCCGCGCTGTCGAATCGGCCCGACTTGACGGAACGCATGTTGAAAATCAGGCTGGAGCGGATCGCGGACGACGAACGCCGGACGGATCGCGAGCTTGACGCCGAATTTGCTGAGGCATTGCCCGAGATACTCGGGGGGCTGTTTGATGCCTTGGCCGCTGGGCTGGCCGTGCTGCCCGGCTATCGACCGCCGCGCCTGCCGCGTCTGGCTGAGTTTAGCCGCTTGGCTGCGGCTTGCGCCGAAGCCGCTGAACCGGGGGGAGGTGGGCGCTATCTGGCCGCGTTCTTCAAAAATCAGGGCAATCAATATCAGGAACTAGCCGAGAGTGACGGCCTTTTTGCTGCTACGCTGGAGGCGCTGCGCACGAAAAACCCGCTTGAAGGGTCATTCAAAGAGGTCTGCGACCACCTGCGAGAGATTGCGAACCCTGGCCCAAAAGAAAAATTCCCTACCGCGCACAGCTTGCGCCGCACTTTGGAGCGGCTGGCGGTGGCGTTTGAGGCCGCCGGAATTGGGTTTGTGCTGTCAAAACCGGGCGAGCGCACCGCCACCGCAAAAGGTCATGTGCGTATTTTCACCCGCGCCACATCCTCCGAACTGGCAATCGGATTGACCGACGCCCCACCCCTACCACCGGAACCACCGCCGGAACTGGCCGGGCTGATGTTCGAGCCGGGGGAGTTGGGGCCGTGA
- the sfsA gene encoding DNA/RNA nuclease SfsA, producing the protein MNLPPLYPARLLRRYQRFLADLQLADGRQLTAHVPNTGSMRQCAEPGSAVAYSLVDNPRRKYAATLELVQVAGAWVDINTQRSNRVVEEALRAGWLADLAGFRVLPEQRLGASRLDFLLQGTGGPVWLEVKNVTLMSTPVCAGFPDAVSERGRRHLLELMAARQQGQRAVLLFLVQRPEARLFAPAADIDPAYARQFEAALQAGVEVQVWQTAVTGDELPCQVQIVRRLPFIV; encoded by the coding sequence ATGAATTTGCCACCGCTGTATCCGGCCAGGCTGTTGCGACGTTATCAGCGTTTTCTGGCCGATCTGCAGCTGGCCGATGGTCGTCAGCTGACTGCGCATGTGCCGAATACCGGCAGTATGCGCCAATGCGCTGAACCGGGCAGCGCGGTGGCCTATTCGTTGGTCGACAACCCGCGGCGTAAATACGCCGCCACCCTGGAGCTGGTGCAGGTGGCGGGCGCCTGGGTCGATATCAATACCCAGCGCAGCAACCGGGTGGTGGAGGAGGCCCTGCGGGCGGGCTGGCTGGCGGATCTGGCCGGTTTCAGGGTGCTGCCGGAGCAGCGGCTGGGCGCCAGTCGGCTGGATTTTCTGCTGCAGGGTACGGGTGGGCCGGTCTGGCTGGAGGTCAAGAACGTCACCCTGATGAGCACCCCGGTCTGTGCCGGCTTTCCCGATGCGGTCAGCGAGCGGGGCCGGCGGCATCTGCTGGAGCTGATGGCGGCCCGGCAGCAGGGCCAGCGCGCCGTGCTGCTGTTTCTGGTGCAGCGACCGGAGGCCCGTCTGTTCGCACCGGCGGCGGATATTGATCCGGCCTATGCCCGCCAGTTCGAGGCGGCGCTGCAGGCTGGCGTCGAGGTGCAGGTGTGGCAGACGGCCGTCACCGGCGATGAGCTGCCGTGCCAGGTGCAGATTGTTCGCCGCTTGCCTTTTATTGTCTGA
- a CDS encoding YkgJ family cysteine cluster protein, whose translation MTAVLSSDLARWQKQLEQRWAAPLRQARDRRVHSQVMADFLQQVETDLRLGLKPQEAAAIACSAGCGTCCQVHVAVLEPEALHIAAYLRQTRSATELAELRRRMNRLCIAIEGLDEEERAACGCHCVFLDTEGHCTIYPVRPLLCRAVTSTCPRSCRDALRLSALGEQVPVLMNLFQKELMESAFRGLAHLWQQQGGDGRSFELTAAVRRALYAA comes from the coding sequence ATGACAGCTGTTTTGTCCTCCGATCTGGCCCGTTGGCAGAAGCAACTCGAACAACGCTGGGCGGCGCCTTTGCGTCAGGCCCGCGACAGGCGGGTTCACAGCCAGGTGATGGCGGATTTTCTGCAACAGGTGGAGACCGATCTGCGTCTGGGCCTGAAACCGCAGGAGGCTGCCGCCATCGCCTGCAGTGCCGGTTGTGGTACCTGCTGCCAGGTGCATGTTGCCGTACTCGAACCCGAAGCGCTGCATATCGCCGCCTATCTGCGGCAGACCCGGTCCGCCACCGAACTGGCTGAACTGCGCCGCCGCATGAACCGGCTGTGTATTGCCATTGAAGGTCTGGACGAGGAGGAACGGGCGGCCTGTGGCTGCCACTGTGTCTTTCTCGATACCGAGGGGCATTGTACGATCTACCCGGTGCGGCCGCTGCTGTGCCGGGCGGTCACCTCCACCTGCCCCCGGAGCTGTCGCGATGCCCTGCGCCTGTCGGCCCTGGGCGAGCAGGTGCCGGTGCTGATGAACCTGTTTCAGAAGGAACTAATGGAAAGCGCTTTCAGGGGGCTGGCGCACCTGTGGCAGCAACAGGGTGGCGACGGCCGCAGCTTTGAGCTGACGGCGGCAGTGCGCCGGGCGCTGTACGCGGCCTGA